GCTGACGGATCTTCTTGTACATGATCGGCTGGGTAAAGGCCGGCTCATCACCTTCGTTGTGACCGAAGCGACGATAGCAGAACATGTCGATCACGACCGGCTTGCCAAAGGTTTGGCGGAATTCGGTAGCAATCTTTGCTGCAAAGACAACAGATTCCGGATCATCACCATTACAGTGCAGCACCGGCGCTTCGATCATCTTGGCCATATCGGAAGGATATGGAGAAGAACGAGAGAAGCGCGGGTTGGTGGTGAAACCGATCTGGTTGTTGATGATCACATGGATCGAACCACCGGTACGATGGCCACGAAGACCTGACAAACCCAGACATTCAGCCACAACACCCTGACCGGCAAAAGCCGCATCACCATGCAGCAAAAGCGGCAGAACCGTCGTACGGTCTACCTCGGTCGTCTCGATGAACGGGCCATCACCTGCGGAAATCTGATCCTGCTTGGCACGCGCCTTACCCAGAACAACCGGATTCACGATCTCAAGGTGAGACGGATTGGCGGTCAAGGACAGATGAACATTGTTGCCGTCAAATTCGCGGTCAGACGATGCACCCAGATGGTATTTCACATCACCAGACCCTTCCACATCATCAGGAGCGTAGGAACCGCCCTTGAATTCATGGAAAATCGCACGATGTGGCTTGGCCATAACCTGGGAGAGGACGTTCAGGCGGCCACGGTGTGCCATGCCCAGAACAATTTCCTTCACACCCATGGCGCCGCCACGCTTGATGATCTGTTCCAGAGCCGGGATCAAAGCTTCCCCGCCGTCCAGACCAAAACGCTTGGTGCCTGTATATTTGATATCGAGGAATTTCTCGAAGCCTTCCGCCTCTACCAGCTTGTAAAGGATCGCCTTCTTGCCTTCCGCAGTGAATGCGATCTGCTTGTCCGGTCCTTCGATGCGCTCCTGGATCCAGCGTTTTTCCGCCGGAGCGGAAATATGCATGAATTCGACACCAAGGGTAGAGCAATAAGTCCGACGCAGAATTTCCAGCATTTCAGGAATGGTGGCAAATTCCAGGCCCAGCACGTGGTCGATGAAGATCTTGCGATCATAATCGGCCTCGGTGAAACCATAAGAGGTCGGATGCAGCTCTTCGTGATCCTTGGCTTCCGCCAGTTTCAACGGATCGAGATCTGCATGAAGATGGCCACGCATGCGATAAGCACGGATCATCATCAGGGCACGAACGGAATCGCGTGTCGCCTGCTGAACTGCCTCATCGCTCAGCTCAATACCCTGGCTCGCAGCCTTGGTCTTGAGCTTGTCGCCCAGTTTCTTCTCGTCGGGACCCCAATCACCGTCCAGAGCAGAAACCAGTTCGCCAGATTGCGGAATCGGCCAATCAGGTCGTTTCCAGGATGCACCACGTGCCCCCGCAATCACATCTTCTTTTTTGTCTTGGAGATCTTGAAAGAATCCCTGCCACTCAGGAGCAACTGCTGCCGGATTTTCCTGATAACGGGCGTAGAGATCTTCGATATAGGACGCGTTACCACCATAAAGAAAGGAGGTTAACGCGAACGCTTCATTTGCGTCCTGACGTGCCATCGCCACCAACCGGAATTTCTCCCGGCGCTCTTTCGTTTCGTCGGCACCATTGCCGAACGATTTGCCGGATTATGAGGGGAAAATGGTTAATGCTTCCCCCTCATACTGTCATAGTACTGTTACTTACCGTTTAGCAAGTCGACGAGAGTCTTACCCAGGCTCGCTGGAGATGGAGAAACACGGATACCCGCATCTTCCATTGCAGCAATCTTGTCTTCTGCGCCGCCCTTGCCACCGGAGATAACAGCACCAGCATGACCCATTGTACGGCCTGGAGGTGCAGTACGACCGGCAATGAAGCCAACCATTGGCTTCTTACGACCTTTGGCAGCCTGTTCTTTCAGCCACTCGGATGCTTCCTCTTCTGCAGAACCACCGATTTCACCAATCATGATGATGGATTCGGTTGCATCATCGTCCAGGAACAGGTCCAGCACGTCAATGAACTCGGTGCCTTTGACCGGATCACCACCGATACCAACGGCAGTGGTCTGACCAAGGCCTTCCTGAGTGGTCTGGAAAACAGCTTCATAAGTCAGAGTACCAGAGCGGGATACGATGCCGACAGAACCCTTTTTGAAGATGGAGCCCGGCATGATGCCGATCTTGCACTCTTCAGGGGTCATGACGCCTGGGCAGTTTGGACCCAGCAGACGGGAATCGGACTTGTCGAGGCGCGCTTTCACTTTCACCATGTCTGCAACCGGAATACCTTCGGTGATGCAGGAGATGAAAGGAACGCCAGCGTCAATCGCTTCAATAATCGCAGCACCGGCGCCTGCAGGTGGAACATAAACCACGGAGGCATTCGCACCGGTTGCTTCCATTGCTTCCTTAACGGTCGCAAAGATAGGAACCTGAACTTCCTTGCCGTCTACGTTACCGGTCCAGTTGGTGCCACCTTTTTTAGGGTGAACACCGGCAACCATCTGGGTGCCGTAGTAAGCCAGAGCCTGCTCGGTGTGGAAGGTACCGGTTTTACCGGTCAGACCTTGCACGATGACTTTGGTGTCTTTGTTGACAATAATGGACATCGTACTTACGCCCCCTTCACAGCAGCAACAATTTTCTGAGCTGCATCGTTGAGATCATCAGCAGGGATCACGTTCAGATCACTGTCATTGATGATTTTCTTGCCTTCTTCAACCTTGGTGCCTTCAAGACGAACAACCAGTGGCACCTGCAAACCAACTTCGTTCACAGCTTCCAGAACACCTTGTGCAATCACGTCACAACGCATGATGCCGCCGAAAATGTTAACCAGAATGCCTTCAACGTTAGGATCGGACGTGATGATCTTGAACGCAGCGGTTACTTTCTCGGTGGTAGCGCCGCCACCAACGTCGAGGAAGTTTGCAGGCTCAGCACCATAGAGCTTGATGATATCCATGGTCGCCATGGCAAGACCAGCGCCGTTCACCATGCAGCCGATGTTGCCGTCAAGAGCAACATAAGCCAGATCATGCTTGGAGGCTTCGATCTCTTTTTCGTCTTCTTCGGTCTTGTCGCGCAACGCCATCACGTCATCATGACGGAACAGAGCATTGCCATCGAAGGAGCATTTGGCGTCAAGCACACGCAGACGGCCGTCTTTCATGACGATCAGCGGGTTGATCTCCAGCAGGGACATGTCTTTTTCGACAAATGCCTTGTAGAGGATCGGGAACAGCTTCAGGCCATCTTCACGAGCCACACCATCCAGCTTCAGCGCATCGCAAAGCTCGCCAGCAGCGGCAGCGGTAACACCAGCATCTGGATCGATTGGCAGGGTAAGGATTTTCTCAGGCGTCTCTTCAGCAACCTGCTCGATGTCCATGCCGCCTTCGGTAGAAGCAACAAAGGCAACCTGACCACAGGTGCGGTCAACCAGAAGGGACAGATACAGCTCACGCTCGATGTCCGCACCATCTTCAATGTAAAGACGGTTAACCTGCTTGCCAGCTTCGCCGGTCTGAGCGGTTACAAGGGTAGAACCAAGCATCTGAGTAGCAAACTCGGTTACTTCCTCTTTGGAAAAAGCAAGACGAACGCCGCCTTTTTCGCCAGCGGATTCTTCCTTGAATTTACCCTTACCACGGCCACCGGCATGGATCTGGGATTTCACAACCCAAAGCGGACCGCCCAGCTTGTCTGCAGCAGCGGCAGCTTCGTCTGCAGAGAAAATGGCCACGCCCTCAGCAACAGGGGCACCAAATTCTTTCAGAAGCGCTTTTGCCTGATATTCATGAATGTTCATGGGAGCTTCACTCCTTCACTCCGAAATGACATGCCCCATTGGTTTCCCGACATATCATTCTTCCTCATTTTGATCAAAGGATCCTGCCCGAAACAGTGACGGGCAGGACAGATCTTATCGAACTTAGTCAGCCAGATCAGGAGAGATGCGCTGACAAGCTTCAACCAGGCCTTTCACGGCATCAATGGAGTGATCCAGCATGGCTTTCTCGTCGCCATTCAGATCAATCTCGACAACACGCTCGATGCCACCAGCACCGATAACGGTTGGAACACCGCAATACAGACCATCAACACCATATTCACCAGACAGATGCGCTGCACATGGCAGAACACGCTTCTGATCTTTCAGATAAGATTCGGCCATCTGAATAGCGGAAGCGGCAGGTGCGTAGAAAGCAGAGCCGGTTTTCAGAAGAGATACGATCTCGGCACCGCCATCACGAGTACGCTGTACAATCTGATCCAGTTCTTCCTGGGTCAGCCAGCCCATCTTAACCAGATCGGTCAGAGGAATACCAGCAACAGTGGAATAACGGGTCAGAGGAACCATTGTGTCGCCATGGCCACCCAGAACAAACGCGGTCACATCCTTGACGGATACGTCGAATTTGTCAGCCAGGAAGTGACGGAAACGAGCTGAGTCGAGAACGCCCGCCATGCCAACAACCTTGTTCTTTGGCAGATTCGAGAATTTCTGCAAGGCCCAAACCATGGCATCCAGTGGGTTGGTGATGCAAATCACGAAAGCATCCGGAGCATATTTGGCAATGCCCGCACCAACCTGTTGCATGACTTTCAGGTTGATTTCAACCAGATCATCACGGCTCATGCCCGGCTTGCGCGGAACACCTGCAGTTACAATCACCACATCAGCACCAGCAATCGCTTCATAAGACTGGGTACCGGAAAGTTTCGCATCAAAGCCATCAACAGGAGCTGATTCAGCAATATCGAGAGCCTTGCCCTCTGGAGTGCCTTCAGCGATATCGAAAAGAACGACATCACCCAGTTCTTTCAGACCAGCGAGATGAGCTAGCGTGCCACCGATTTGGCCCGCACCGATCAAAGCAATTTTGTTCCGCGCCATTTTAGGTAGTTTCCCCAAACGTAAGGTTGTCCCATAAGAGGGAATGGATGGCTGTAACTACCGCTTTTGAGGTGCGCTTTCAAGTCGCAGATAGTTGAATTTCTGCAAAAAAAATAAGATTTTAGGAGGACATAACCTTAACGTCAGCGTCAGGAAAAATGACCACCTGTAGACAGATATTCGTCTGACTGCATCTCAATTAAACGCGAGGTGGTGCGTGCAAATTCAAAGGCTTCCGTGCCCTTTTCCGCTACGTAAAGCTCAAAGGCGGAAGCCTGTGCAGAAGCAATAAGGCGCACATGATTGTCATAAAGGGTATCAATAAACGTGATAAAACGTTTCGCTTCGTTACGATTCGTGAAGCCAAGTTGTGGAATGCCCTCCATAACAATCGTGTGATAGAGATCACATAATTTCAGGTAATCCGACGCACCAAGGGGGGTTGCGCATAGATCATTGAAGTGAAAACGGGCATGCCCATGATAGGCTTGCGGCACATGAATGGTGCGTCCTTGGTTGGAAACCGCATCACTTGGCGCACGCGGCCCTTCGATCAACGCCTCCCACATGGATTGAATGCGTTCATCCGTCTCCTCATTCAGTGGATGCAGATAAATGGGCTGACCACCCAGTTTCTCCATGCGAAAATCGGTTCGTGACTCCAGCTGCAGAATTTCACATTGCTCTGAAAGCAATTCGATGAAAGGAAGAAAGAGCTGGCGGTTCAAACCATCCATATAGAGATTGCGCGGCTGCACATTGGATGTCGCGACCACTACCACACCCTTGGCAAACAATCGTGTGAAAAGCCGCCCAAGCAACATGGCGTCAGCAATATCGGTAACAGAGAATTCATCGAAACACAGAAGACGCACTTCATCCGCCAAGGCTTCGGCCACCGGCTTGATCGGATCATCACCCTTGATCTTGCCAGCAGCAATATCCGCCCTTGCCTGCTTGATGCGCGCATGCATATCACGCATGAATTCATGAAAATGAAAACGGCCTTTGCGCCTGACCGGAGCAACCTCGAAAAACAGATCCATGACCATGGTCTTGCCACGACCTACATCACCCCAGACGTAAAGTCCTTTGACAGTCTCAGGCGATTGCCTTTTGGCAAACAGCCAGCCAAGCGTGGAATGCTTGTTGGCAAGACGACTGGTGGTAATGCGTTCTAGCAGATCATCGAAATGTACAGCCAGCGACCGCTGAGCTTCATCCAAATCAATTTCACCATGCTCGACCTTGAGATCATAAAGGCCCGATACGGTTCTGGACATACCAACTCCGGGATCGGTAAAAACCGACAATCAAGTCGACTTGCACCGTCTTATTCATTCTTCCAGTCAAACAATTGCCCAGCGAATCCCTTCCTATCGGAAGAAGGAAACCGCACGACCATCTGTTTGAATCTGCCCGTCAAATCTCCCCGCACTGGAGGAGTAAAGTTGCGCCATCGTGCTACCATCCTCGGCCAGCAAAAGAACCTGATTGCCATTCAGGTTCCAGGCATTCACACGCTGCAGTTCGGACGACTGACAACCACGGGTCGAGGCACGATACCCACCCGACCAACTGGTCAGATTGACATTCAACTTGCACTGTTCGGCACCAGAAGCCAAAGTCCACGCTCCGAGCAGATCTGTACGAGACAGGGATCTGGCATTTGATGGAGCATTCAGGGTGGCAACTTGCTGATTGGGCGTGAATTGATCTTGCAGGCCAGCCTCGGCTCCAAGAGCGTTGTTGATCGGTTGACCGCCATTCTGCTGCACATTGCCGGCAACATTACTGGCTGGATTAAGAGGAGTTAGGCTCTGGCTTTGCACTGGAGCAGTCGGCGCAGGCGTCAAAGAGCCTGCTCGCCCACCAAATCGATCCAATCCGGCGGAAGAGCATCCTGCAAGCGCCAAACCAGCACCAGCAATGATGAAAAAGCGAATCATAAAGCTCTCCTTGTCGCACGTTTCAAGACTTGACCTATAGTCATCAAAGAT
The Cohaesibacter gelatinilyticus genome window above contains:
- a CDS encoding 2-oxoglutarate dehydrogenase E1 component → MARQDANEAFALTSFLYGGNASYIEDLYARYQENPAAVAPEWQGFFQDLQDKKEDVIAGARGASWKRPDWPIPQSGELVSALDGDWGPDEKKLGDKLKTKAASQGIELSDEAVQQATRDSVRALMMIRAYRMRGHLHADLDPLKLAEAKDHEELHPTSYGFTEADYDRKIFIDHVLGLEFATIPEMLEILRRTYCSTLGVEFMHISAPAEKRWIQERIEGPDKQIAFTAEGKKAILYKLVEAEGFEKFLDIKYTGTKRFGLDGGEALIPALEQIIKRGGAMGVKEIVLGMAHRGRLNVLSQVMAKPHRAIFHEFKGGSYAPDDVEGSGDVKYHLGASSDREFDGNNVHLSLTANPSHLEIVNPVVLGKARAKQDQISAGDGPFIETTEVDRTTVLPLLLHGDAAFAGQGVVAECLGLSGLRGHRTGGSIHVIINNQIGFTTNPRFSRSSPYPSDMAKMIEAPVLHCNGDDPESVVFAAKIATEFRQTFGKPVVIDMFCYRRFGHNEGDEPAFTQPIMYKKIRQHPTSLQIYADKLIAEGTITAEDLESMRADVRKALDEEFEAGQSFSPNKADWFDGKWAGLSTASAEDDRRSGETGVAIDDIRAIGAKLTHVPEDFNVHRTIKRFQTNRAKMFETGEGFDWATAEALAFGSLLRDGHPVRLSGQDCERGTFSQRHSVLYDQQDEGRFIPLNHVSEGQERYEVINSMLSEEAVLGFEYGYTLSEPRGLTMWEGQFGDFANGAQVVFDQFLSSGERKWLRMSGLVMLLPHGYEGQGPEHSSARLERYLQACAEDNIQVANCSTPANYFHILRRQVKRSFRKPLILMTPKSLLRNKRCVSRIEEMGADSTFHRVLWDDAQSNPNSETKLVSDDKIRRVIMCSGKVYYDLLEEREKRGIDDVYLLRVEQLYPFPAKALIKELSRFKQADMVWCQEEPKNQGAWFFVEPYLEWVLNQIDAKTKRAAYVGRAASAATATGLMSRHLAQLQAFLDDAFAE
- the sucD gene encoding succinate--CoA ligase subunit alpha, translated to MSIIVNKDTKVIVQGLTGKTGTFHTEQALAYYGTQMVAGVHPKKGGTNWTGNVDGKEVQVPIFATVKEAMEATGANASVVYVPPAGAGAAIIEAIDAGVPFISCITEGIPVADMVKVKARLDKSDSRLLGPNCPGVMTPEECKIGIMPGSIFKKGSVGIVSRSGTLTYEAVFQTTQEGLGQTTAVGIGGDPVKGTEFIDVLDLFLDDDATESIIMIGEIGGSAEEEASEWLKEQAAKGRKKPMVGFIAGRTAPPGRTMGHAGAVISGGKGGAEDKIAAMEDAGIRVSPSPASLGKTLVDLLNGK
- the sucC gene encoding ADP-forming succinate--CoA ligase subunit beta, which codes for MNIHEYQAKALLKEFGAPVAEGVAIFSADEAAAAADKLGGPLWVVKSQIHAGGRGKGKFKEESAGEKGGVRLAFSKEEVTEFATQMLGSTLVTAQTGEAGKQVNRLYIEDGADIERELYLSLLVDRTCGQVAFVASTEGGMDIEQVAEETPEKILTLPIDPDAGVTAAAAGELCDALKLDGVAREDGLKLFPILYKAFVEKDMSLLEINPLIVMKDGRLRVLDAKCSFDGNALFRHDDVMALRDKTEEDEKEIEASKHDLAYVALDGNIGCMVNGAGLAMATMDIIKLYGAEPANFLDVGGGATTEKVTAAFKIITSDPNVEGILVNIFGGIMRCDVIAQGVLEAVNEVGLQVPLVVRLEGTKVEEGKKIINDSDLNVIPADDLNDAAQKIVAAVKGA
- the mdh gene encoding malate dehydrogenase; translated protein: MARNKIALIGAGQIGGTLAHLAGLKELGDVVLFDIAEGTPEGKALDIAESAPVDGFDAKLSGTQSYEAIAGADVVIVTAGVPRKPGMSRDDLVEINLKVMQQVGAGIAKYAPDAFVICITNPLDAMVWALQKFSNLPKNKVVGMAGVLDSARFRHFLADKFDVSVKDVTAFVLGGHGDTMVPLTRYSTVAGIPLTDLVKMGWLTQEELDQIVQRTRDGGAEIVSLLKTGSAFYAPAASAIQMAESYLKDQKRVLPCAAHLSGEYGVDGLYCGVPTVIGAGGIERVVEIDLNGDEKAMLDHSIDAVKGLVEACQRISPDLAD
- the zapE gene encoding cell division protein ZapE, coding for MSRTVSGLYDLKVEHGEIDLDEAQRSLAVHFDDLLERITTSRLANKHSTLGWLFAKRQSPETVKGLYVWGDVGRGKTMVMDLFFEVAPVRRKGRFHFHEFMRDMHARIKQARADIAAGKIKGDDPIKPVAEALADEVRLLCFDEFSVTDIADAMLLGRLFTRLFAKGVVVVATSNVQPRNLYMDGLNRQLFLPFIELLSEQCEILQLESRTDFRMEKLGGQPIYLHPLNEETDERIQSMWEALIEGPRAPSDAVSNQGRTIHVPQAYHGHARFHFNDLCATPLGASDYLKLCDLYHTIVMEGIPQLGFTNRNEAKRFITFIDTLYDNHVRLIASAQASAFELYVAEKGTEAFEFARTTSRLIEMQSDEYLSTGGHFS
- a CDS encoding AprI/Inh family metalloprotease inhibitor translates to MIRFFIIAGAGLALAGCSSAGLDRFGGRAGSLTPAPTAPVQSQSLTPLNPASNVAGNVQQNGGQPINNALGAEAGLQDQFTPNQQVATLNAPSNARSLSRTDLLGAWTLASGAEQCKLNVNLTSWSGGYRASTRGCQSSELQRVNAWNLNGNQVLLLAEDGSTMAQLYSSSAGRFDGQIQTDGRAVSFFR